The Malus domestica chromosome 10, GDT2T_hap1 genome contains a region encoding:
- the LOC139188995 gene encoding uncharacterized protein: MSPTEWWIMYGTDAPTVRKLAIKVLSQTASSSACERNWSTFALIHTKQRNRLAHSRLEKLVYCYYNMKLQIRNKEAEIDHVDRGDPLDVFDIVAKDDDTEGNQLYQWIRPLHLDDDEGNPAPRVAEEARNEGINVERVLAEEVGSSSADSLEELLRPRLRNTGIPPSSNPTQPQHRADTNDSSSTRSGGDSPTTGGGNDEGYSGAGGSGGGYGNYVGPPPGFMSLFIGEANFTHATQDEDHGSRRAGPGIGAIRKDYTRRERGKGILSS, encoded by the coding sequence agcaatcaaagtattatcacaaacagcttcctcatctgcttgtgaaagaaattggagcacatttgcactcatacacacaaagcaaagaaataggttggctcatagtcggttggaaaaattagtttattgctactacaacatgaagcttcaaattcgaaataaggaagcagaaatagatcatgtcgaccgtggtgacccactagatgtgtttgatattgttgctaaagatgatgatacagagggtaaccaactttatcaatggattagacctcttcatttagatgatgatgaaggtaaCCCAGCTCctagagttgctgaagaagcacgtaatgaagggataaatgtagaaagagtattggcggaggaggtgggatctagcagcgctgactctttggaagaacttttgcgcccgAGActaagaaacactggaattccaccttcttccaatcctacacaaccacaacatcgtgctgatactaatgatagctctagtacaagatcaggaggagactcacctaccaccggaggtgggaatgatgaaggatatagtggagctggaggtagtggtggtggatatggaaactatgttggaccacctcccggatttatgagccTCTTCattggtgaggcaaacttcacgcatgcaacacaggatgaggaccatggcagcaggcgggcaggaccaggaattggtgccataaggaaggactatactcgtagagaaagaggcaaggggattttgtcaagttaa
- the LOC103445038 gene encoding mitotic checkpoint protein BUB3.2, whose product MTAVPPPAPGRELSNPPTDGISNLRFSNHSDHLLVSSWDKTVRLYDASADVLRGEFMHGGPVLDCCFHDDSSGFSAGADNTVRRFVFSSSKEDILGRHDAPVRCIEYSYAAGQLITGSWDKTVKCWDPRGASGQEQTLVGSYPQPERVYSLSLVGNRLVVATAGRHVNVYDLRNMSQPEQRRESSLKYQTRCVRCYPNGTGYALSSVEGRVAMEFFDLSEASQTKKYAFKCHRKSEAGRDIVYPVNAIAFHPIYGTFATGGCDGYVNVWDGNNKKRLYQYSKYPTSIAALSFSRDGRLLAVASSYTYEEGDKPHEPDAIFVRSVNEIEVKPKPKAYPNPPA is encoded by the exons ATGACAGCTGTGCCTCCGCCGGCGCCAGGCCGAGAGCTCTCCAACCCCCCCACCGACGGCATCTCCAACCTCCGCTTCTCCAACCACAGCGATCACCTGCTCGTCTCCTCTTGGGACAAG ACAGTCCGATTGTACGACGCCAGCGCCGATGTGCTGCGTGGAGAATTCATGCACGGCGGTCCCGTACTCGATTGCTGCTTCCACGACGATTCCTCCGGGTTCAGCGCCGGCGCCGACAACACCGTCAGGCG GTTCGTATTCAGCTCCAGTAAGGAGGACATCTTAGGAAGGCACGACGCGCCAGTGCGTTGCATCGAGTACTCTTATGCAGCAG GTCAGTTGATCACTGGTAGTTGGGATAAAACAGTGAAGTGTTGGGACCCTAGAGGTGCAAGTGGACAGGAGCAAACCCTTGTTGGGTCATACCCACAACCCGAGCGTGTTTATTCTCTTTCACTTGTAGGAAACCGGTTAGTGGTTGCAACCGCCGGAAGACATGTCAATGTCTATGATCTGAGAAATATGTCCCAGCCTGAGCAACGGAGGGAGTCTTCATTAAAGTACCAAACTCGATGTGTGCGTTGTTATCCTAATGGAACAG GTTATGCTCTTAGTTCTGTTGAAGGACGGGTTGCAATGGAATTTTTTGATCTTTCGGAGGCTAGTCAAACCAAAAA ATATGCATTTAAGTGTCATAGAAAATCAGAGGCTGGAAGGGACATTGTGTACCCAGTAAATGCAATTGCATTCCACCCCAT CTATGGTACTTTTGCTACTGGAGGTTGCGATGGCTATGTGAACGTATGGGATGGGAACAACAAGAAGAGGCTGTATCAG TACTCCAAGTACCCAACAAGCATTGCGGCGCTTTCTTTTAGCAGAGATGGCCGCCTATTGGCTGTGGCATCAAGTTACACGTATGAAGAGGGGGATAAACC CCACGAGCCAGATGCCATCTTCGTTCGAAGCGTAAATGAGATAGAGGTCAAGCCAAAGCCAAAAGCGTACCCTAATCCGCCAGCGTAA